DNA sequence from the Bradyrhizobium sp. CIAT3101 genome:
CACCGGCACGACGTGGAAGAACGGTGCGGCGCGGTTGGCGCCGATCAGGCGGACGCCGCGGTTGAAACAGAGATAGGCAAGCGTCGAGGGAAACACCGAGACGTAGAACAGCGTCAGCAGGTTCGGCCCGTCGAGCTTCATGACGGGGCGCGCCGACAATTCCCAGATCTCCAGCGGGATGAGGCAGGCCGCACCGGCACCGAAGGTGAAGGCGAGGAACGACAGGCCGTGGATCGGAGGCCGCTTCAGCGTCAGCACCGAATAGAGCGCGAAGATGATCAGCGCGACGATGAAGATCAGGTCGCCCTTGTTGAAGGCGATGTTCGACAGCGTGGTGATATCGCCATGCAGCAGGATGATCAGCACGCCGCACATCGAAAGAGCCACGCCGAAGGCCTGCGCAAGGGTGAGGCGGATGCCGAGGATGACCAGCGACCACAGCGCCACGACCAGCGGCGCGGCCGACTGCAGCAGCAGGGTGTTGAGCGCCTGGGTATGCTCCAGCGCCCAATATTGCAGGGTGTTGAAGGCGCCGATGCCGGTGATCGACAGCACGATCATCAGGCCGAGTTTGTCGCGGATCGCGGGCCAGTCCTGGGCGAGATGCTTCCAGGCGAACGGCAGCACCAGCAGGAAGGCGAAGGTCCAGCGCAGGAAGGACAGCGTCACCGGCGGGATATGGCCGGCGGCGAGCCGCCCCACGACCGCATTGCCGGCCCAGCACAGCGCGGTGATGCTGAGCAGGAGATAAGGCTGGTTGGCGATCCAGTTGTGGCCGGATGTGTCGGCGCTCGTGGTCTGGCCGGTGGCGGACATTGTGATTGTTATGGCCCCGCGGTGGACTGCACCAAGGCCGCCGGCCCGGCTCTGTCCGGGCCGGCTCATAGCCCGGCACCGTTCAAAGACACGGAAATCGCGGCTGCATCAACGGGGGCGGGCGCATCGCGACCATGCAGCGGCCGACGCTGTGCCTAGCGCTTTGGTCGAGGTCGGCCCATGGTCTGGGAACATGTCCGGATTTTCCGGGGATATCAAAGGCTTGGATCGGGCGTTGGGTCCTCAAAAAGCCCCGTTCTTGCTTGCTTAGAGAGGCTGCTTCCTTTATCCGGTTGGCTGCCCCGCATACGAACGGCTCCAGGCCGGGAATTGGGCTGGGCGCATCTAAATTCTTCGAAGGATTACCCGCGAATGGCCAATGTTGTCGTCGTCGGCGCCCAGTGGGGCGACGAAGGAAAGGGCAAGATCGTCGACTGGTTGTCGGAGCAGGCGGACATCGTCGCGCGCTTCCAGGGCGGGCATAATGCCGGCCATACGCTGGTCATCAACGGCGAGACCTACAAGCTCGCGCTGTTGCCTTCGGGCGTGCTGCGCCCGTCGAAACTGGCGGTGATCGGCAACGGCGTCGTGTTCGATCCGCAGGCCTTCCTCGACGAGGTGACCAAGCTGCGCGGCCAGGGCGTCGCGGTTGGCCCCGAGAATCTGCGCGTCGCGGAGAGCGTGACCCTGATCCTGCCGCTGCACCGCGAGCTCGATGCGCTTCGCGAATCGTCCAATTCCGCGACCGCGATCGGCACCACCCGCCGCGGCATCGGTCCGGCCTATGAGGACAAGGTCGGCCGCCGCGCGATCCGCCTGATGGACCTCGCCGACCTCGACACGCTCCCGCACAAGATCGACCGGCTGCTGGCGCACCACAACGCGCTGCGTCGCGGCCTCAATTTGCCGGAGTTCGACGGCAACGAGATCCTGAAGGAGCTGAGCGCGCTGGCGCCGCAGCTGCTGCCCTATGCGGAGACCGTGTGGCGCCTGCTCGATGCCGAGCGGCGTGCCGGCAAGCGCATCCTGTTCGAGGGCGCGCAAGGCGCGCTGCTCGACGTCGACCATGGCACCTATCCCTACGTCACCTCGTCCAACACCGTGGCGGCGCAGGCCGCGACCGGAACGGGCATCGGTCCGAGCGGGGTCGGCTACGTGCTCGGCATCTGCAAGGCCTACACGACCCGCGTCGGTCAGGGGCCGTTCCCGACCGAGCTGCTGAACGAGATCGGCGAGGAGATCGGCCGTCGCGGCCGCGAGTTCGGGGTCAATACCGGGCGCAAGCGCCGCTGTGGCTGGTTCGACGCCGTGCTGGTCCGCCAGACGGTCCGCACCTGTGGCATCAACGGACTGGCACTCACAAAACTCGACATTCTCGACGGCTTCGATTCGATCGAGGT
Encoded proteins:
- a CDS encoding DMT family transporter, whose product is MSATGQTTSADTSGHNWIANQPYLLLSITALCWAGNAVVGRLAAGHIPPVTLSFLRWTFAFLLVLPFAWKHLAQDWPAIRDKLGLMIVLSITGIGAFNTLQYWALEHTQALNTLLLQSAAPLVVALWSLVILGIRLTLAQAFGVALSMCGVLIILLHGDITTLSNIAFNKGDLIFIVALIIFALYSVLTLKRPPIHGLSFLAFTFGAGAACLIPLEIWELSARPVMKLDGPNLLTLFYVSVFPSTLAYLCFNRGVRLIGANRAAPFFHVVPVFGSIMAMAFLGEHPQAFHFIGFALVLSGVFVASRKQTS
- a CDS encoding adenylosuccinate synthase, giving the protein MANVVVVGAQWGDEGKGKIVDWLSEQADIVARFQGGHNAGHTLVINGETYKLALLPSGVLRPSKLAVIGNGVVFDPQAFLDEVTKLRGQGVAVGPENLRVAESVTLILPLHRELDALRESSNSATAIGTTRRGIGPAYEDKVGRRAIRLMDLADLDTLPHKIDRLLAHHNALRRGLNLPEFDGNEILKELSALAPQLLPYAETVWRLLDAERRAGKRILFEGAQGALLDVDHGTYPYVTSSNTVAAQAATGTGIGPSGVGYVLGICKAYTTRVGQGPFPTELLNEIGEEIGRRGREFGVNTGRKRRCGWFDAVLVRQTVRTCGINGLALTKLDILDGFDSIEVCVGYKLDGKEIDYFPAGEGAQARVEPIWETIEGWKEPTAGARSWADLPAQAIKYVRRIEELVGCPVALLSTSPEREDTILVQNPFEA